The following are from one region of the Rhodopirellula sp. P2 genome:
- a CDS encoding methionyl-tRNA formyltransferase, translated as MADSLRYVLMGTGPFAVPSFEAIRQQLDSSGDEILRVFVRPLPPIKSRGGPPPQPVREWAESHHLNVDAPASINDPETVASLVAMNADLLVVCDYGQILKPEALQAARLGGINLHGSLLPAYRGAAPVQRALLSGDRETGVSVIHMTPRLDGGPIVSSRTTPIGDDETSGDLEIRLSELGVEATLEAINSLRTIESLESHGTLGQPQDPAKISKAPRLSKAEAQIDWSAMARQIDCLVRGMQPWPVAFTHAAVNENKPPLRVAIRQVRTETFAADPANVGRVLEHDGLAIGCGDGQVIIERLQPAGKKEMSGLDFKRGHRLTAGQQLMVQP; from the coding sequence ATGGCTGATTCCCTGCGTTATGTGCTGATGGGAACGGGCCCCTTTGCCGTGCCCTCCTTCGAAGCGATCCGGCAACAACTGGACTCCTCCGGCGACGAAATCCTCCGCGTGTTCGTGCGACCGCTGCCGCCCATCAAAAGCCGCGGTGGCCCGCCTCCGCAACCCGTTCGAGAATGGGCGGAATCACACCACCTGAACGTTGATGCTCCCGCCAGCATCAATGATCCCGAAACCGTGGCCAGCCTTGTCGCCATGAACGCGGACCTGCTCGTCGTTTGTGACTACGGCCAAATCCTCAAACCAGAAGCGCTGCAAGCGGCCCGCCTGGGCGGCATCAACCTGCACGGTTCACTCCTGCCCGCCTACCGAGGCGCCGCGCCAGTCCAACGGGCTCTCTTGTCCGGCGACCGCGAAACCGGCGTGTCGGTGATTCACATGACCCCGCGACTCGATGGCGGACCGATCGTCTCGTCTCGCACCACACCGATCGGCGACGACGAGACCTCCGGCGACTTGGAAATCCGCCTGTCCGAACTGGGCGTCGAGGCCACCCTCGAGGCAATCAATTCACTGCGAACGATCGAATCACTTGAATCTCACGGGACGCTTGGCCAGCCACAGGACCCGGCAAAGATCTCGAAGGCACCGCGATTGTCCAAGGCCGAAGCTCAGATCGACTGGTCGGCCATGGCTCGCCAAATCGACTGCCTGGTGCGAGGCATGCAGCCTTGGCCGGTGGCCTTCACCCATGCGGCTGTGAACGAAAACAAACCACCACTGCGAGTTGCCATTCGGCAAGTCCGCACGGAAACGTTTGCCGCCGACCCGGCCAACGTCGGCCGAGTGCTCGAGCACGATGGACTGGCCATCGGTTGCGGCGACGGCCAAGTCATCATCGAGCGACTTCAGCCAGCCGGCAAAAAAGAAATGTCCGGCCTGGACTTCAAACGCGGCCACCGCCTGACTGCCGGGCAACAACTGATGGTCCAGCCGTAG
- a CDS encoding sugar phosphate isomerase/epimerase family protein, translating to MLPRRQFLQSLAATTAVAGIASSRLLAHAHEGHDHDHAPFKISLAEWSLHRTLRDQSVGVTNLDFPKISKEQFGIDAVEYVNQFFKDKARDEKYLSELQGRCNDNGVKSLLIMVDGEGRLGDPDKDARAKAVENHHQWVDAAKFLGCHSIRVNAASGGSYLEQIGYAADGLSQLSEYAAKQDINVIVENHGGLSSNGAWLAVVMERVGMDNCGTLPDFGNFFISRGKNADEFDRYHGVQALMPYAKAVSAKTHDFDADGNEKNTDYFKMMKIVTEFGYNGYVGIEYEGGGLSEAEGIQASKKLLERVRDELAKA from the coding sequence ATGTTGCCACGTCGTCAATTCTTGCAGTCGCTCGCTGCCACCACCGCCGTCGCTGGAATCGCCAGTTCTCGTTTGTTGGCTCATGCTCACGAAGGGCATGATCATGACCACGCCCCGTTCAAGATTTCGTTGGCGGAGTGGTCGCTGCACCGCACTCTCCGGGATCAGTCGGTTGGGGTCACCAACCTGGACTTCCCGAAGATTTCGAAAGAGCAGTTTGGGATTGATGCGGTCGAGTACGTCAATCAGTTCTTCAAGGACAAGGCTCGTGACGAGAAGTATTTGTCGGAGCTGCAGGGGCGTTGCAATGACAACGGCGTGAAGAGCCTGTTGATCATGGTGGATGGGGAAGGTCGCTTGGGCGATCCCGACAAGGATGCTCGCGCGAAGGCGGTCGAAAACCATCACCAGTGGGTCGACGCGGCAAAGTTCCTCGGTTGCCATTCCATTCGTGTGAACGCAGCCAGCGGTGGTTCGTACCTCGAGCAAATCGGATACGCAGCCGATGGCCTGAGCCAGCTCAGTGAGTACGCGGCCAAGCAAGACATCAACGTGATCGTTGAAAACCACGGTGGTCTGAGCAGCAACGGTGCATGGTTGGCCGTCGTGATGGAACGCGTTGGGATGGACAACTGTGGCACGCTGCCTGACTTCGGCAACTTCTTCATCTCGCGTGGCAAGAATGCGGATGAGTTCGATCGCTATCACGGCGTGCAAGCGTTGATGCCGTACGCAAAAGCCGTCAGCGCCAAGACGCATGACTTTGATGCGGATGGCAACGAGAAGAACACGGACTACTTCAAGATGATGAAGATCGTCACCGAGTTCGGTTACAACGGCTACGTCGGAATTGAATACGAAGGTGGTGGCTTGAGCGAAGCCGAAGGCATTCAAGCCAGCAAGAAATTGCTGGAACGCGTTCGCGACGAATTGGCCAAAGCCTGA
- the rplL gene encoding 50S ribosomal protein L7/L12: MSDEATAVAEFSAEAKELGDKIANMTLKQAKELSDYLKDEHGIEPAAGGGAVMMAGPADGGGAAEVEQTEFDVVLTSFGEKKLNVVKVVKNITGASLMDAKKMVEGCPATLKEAVSKEDAEKVKAEVEEAGGSVELK; this comes from the coding sequence ATGTCCGATGAAGCAACCGCTGTCGCAGAATTCAGCGCAGAAGCAAAAGAACTTGGCGACAAGATCGCCAACATGACCCTGAAGCAAGCCAAAGAATTGAGTGACTACCTCAAGGATGAGCATGGCATTGAGCCAGCCGCCGGTGGTGGTGCTGTGATGATGGCTGGTCCTGCCGATGGTGGTGGTGCCGCTGAAGTCGAGCAGACCGAATTCGATGTTGTCTTGACCAGCTTCGGCGAAAAGAAGCTGAACGTCGTCAAGGTTGTCAAGAACATCACCGGTGCATCGTTGATGGACGCCAAGAAGATGGTCGAAGGTTGCCCCGCAACCCTGAAAGAAGCTGTCTCGAAAGAAGACGCTGAAAAGGTCAAAGCCGAAGTCGAAGAAGCTGGCGGCTCGGTCGAACTCAAGTAG
- the rplJ gene encoding 50S ribosomal protein L10, with amino-acid sequence MSKYVKELVTRDLKRRLEGVEDAVLVNCSGLDANATNELRGELSQKDIQMMVVKNSLARRATEGTSLYPAFDGMNGQVAVLWGSSDFVSLVKEAVRLDKDKEKFEKFATTGGVMDGEKLDPDAVKAVSKWPSREEQISMLVGQMLGPGAALSAALLGPGKTLNSQIKSKGEGDE; translated from the coding sequence ATGAGTAAATACGTCAAAGAACTGGTGACTCGCGATCTCAAGCGTCGGCTTGAAGGCGTGGAGGATGCCGTGTTGGTCAACTGCTCCGGCCTGGATGCAAATGCGACCAACGAGCTGCGTGGTGAGCTGAGCCAAAAAGACATCCAGATGATGGTTGTCAAAAACTCGCTCGCCCGACGCGCCACTGAAGGCACGTCTCTCTACCCCGCGTTCGATGGAATGAACGGGCAAGTGGCCGTGCTCTGGGGCTCAAGCGACTTCGTCAGTCTGGTAAAGGAAGCCGTCCGGCTGGACAAGGACAAAGAGAAGTTCGAAAAATTCGCCACCACTGGCGGAGTGATGGACGGTGAGAAACTGGATCCAGATGCCGTCAAGGCGGTCAGCAAATGGCCCAGCCGTGAAGAACAAATTTCCATGTTGGTCGGCCAGATGCTTGGCCCAGGTGCAGCACTCAGCGCTGCGTTGCTTGGCCCCGGCAAAACGCTCAACAGCCAGATCAAGTCCAAGGGCGAAGGCGACGAATAG
- the rplA gene encoding 50S ribosomal protein L1: MGKKSKRYRAALEKQPKDLLPLGKAVEVLKTYDATKFDQTVEVHMRLGVDPNQADQIIRGSLVLPHGIGKTQRVVVFAKGDAAKAAEEAGADEVGQEDMAKKIKDGWTDFDVCIAAPDMMGLVGPLGRVLGPRGLMPSPRAGTVTPDVGRVVSEYKAGKVEFRNDKGGNVHAMVGKMSFDSSKLEENITSFVDFISAMKPQSIKGTYIKGVAICATMTPSVRVTT, encoded by the coding sequence ATGGGAAAGAAATCCAAGCGGTATCGTGCCGCCCTCGAAAAACAGCCCAAGGACCTGCTTCCTTTGGGCAAAGCCGTCGAGGTGTTGAAAACATACGACGCCACGAAGTTCGACCAAACCGTCGAAGTTCACATGCGTTTGGGCGTTGATCCAAACCAGGCTGATCAGATCATCCGTGGTTCGCTCGTGTTGCCTCACGGCATCGGCAAGACCCAACGCGTGGTTGTGTTCGCCAAGGGCGACGCTGCCAAAGCGGCTGAAGAAGCCGGTGCGGACGAAGTCGGCCAAGAAGACATGGCCAAGAAGATCAAAGACGGCTGGACAGACTTCGACGTCTGCATCGCCGCCCCTGACATGATGGGATTGGTCGGACCTTTGGGTCGTGTGCTTGGTCCTCGTGGCTTGATGCCCAGCCCTCGTGCTGGAACAGTGACCCCTGACGTCGGTCGAGTCGTCAGCGAGTACAAGGCTGGTAAAGTCGAGTTCCGCAACGACAAGGGTGGCAATGTTCACGCGATGGTCGGCAAGATGAGCTTCGATTCCAGCAAACTCGAAGAGAACATCACGTCGTTCGTGGATTTCATCTCAGCCATGAAGCCTCAGTCCATCAAGGGCACGTACATCAAAGGCGTGGCGATCTGTGCGACGATGACGCCTAGCGTTCGCGTTACCACCTAG
- a CDS encoding glycosyltransferase family 2 protein, which produces MNPWLTALPVYNEAQYVDEVLENVLQHAHQILVVDDGSTDGTPERLDAWAKRRPKSVAVVHHPQNRGYGAALQTVFAHTIQQGYEGVVTLDCDGQHQPCRIPEFIEAGQTADIVSGSRYLKVFEGDDAPPQERMFINRRITADINRRLGFSLTDAFCGFKAYRTEGLRSLKITDDGYAMPLQLWVEAAAAGLQVTELPVPLIYLDLERSFGGSLDHAETRLNYYNQVLDDAIDLACREGRFQPSPGKQEQANSPCGDKSKRAAS; this is translated from the coding sequence ATGAATCCTTGGCTGACCGCACTTCCCGTTTACAACGAAGCTCAATACGTCGACGAAGTCCTCGAAAACGTGCTGCAGCACGCCCACCAGATTCTGGTGGTCGACGACGGCAGCACCGACGGAACCCCGGAACGCCTGGACGCCTGGGCCAAACGGCGGCCTAAATCCGTCGCGGTCGTGCACCATCCGCAGAACCGGGGCTACGGGGCTGCACTGCAAACGGTCTTCGCCCACACGATCCAACAGGGCTACGAAGGCGTGGTCACACTGGACTGCGACGGGCAACACCAACCCTGCCGGATCCCTGAGTTCATCGAGGCAGGCCAGACCGCCGACATCGTCTCCGGCAGCCGCTACCTGAAGGTCTTCGAAGGCGACGACGCACCTCCCCAAGAACGAATGTTCATCAACCGCCGGATCACGGCGGATATCAACCGCCGACTCGGCTTCTCGCTGACCGACGCGTTCTGCGGCTTCAAGGCTTACCGAACCGAAGGCCTGCGGTCGTTGAAAATCACGGACGACGGCTACGCGATGCCACTTCAACTGTGGGTCGAAGCCGCGGCGGCAGGACTGCAGGTCACGGAATTGCCCGTCCCATTGATCTACCTGGATCTCGAACGATCCTTCGGCGGGTCGCTGGATCACGCGGAAACCCGGCTGAACTACTACAACCAAGTCCTCGACGACGCGATCGACCTGGCCTGCCGCGAAGGCCGATTCCAACCAAGCCCCGGCAAACAAGAGCAAGCCAACTCGCCGTGCGGCGACAAATCCAAGCGAGCCGCCAGCTGA
- the ffh gene encoding signal recognition particle protein has translation MFDSLSDGLQSAFKSLSGKGKLTEGNMRDGLKIVEQSLLEADVSYSVVQDFMGHVSEKALGKRVLLSLRPQEELVRIVYDELVETLGPVDSALNLKADGPTIIMLCGLQGSGKTTTCGKLTKLLQEQNITPLLVAADLQRPAAIEQLKVIGSQLGVPVHAETDHKDPVKVCQTGVEMARRDGNRVVILDTAGRLAIDAELMAELKKIDRKVGPDQVYLVVDGMTGQDAVNSAGAFNDALELDGVVMTKLDGDARGGALLSVKQVTGVPIKFMGTGEHFDALEPFRPEGMASRILQMGDIVAAAREAHRIVDEDEREELEAKMASGDFSLDDFKNMMQKVAQPGLMGRMMGLMPGMGQFKEAMESEAAGGQLRQIIGAINSMTPAERKNPKLIDATRRTRIAKGAGVQSPVITQLIKQFDVMKPMMQAMSGKGSGDRMAMMRQIQANAMSGDPRLGGLKTKQSTGKRLSPAEKAQQRKERDKLKRKLKRKKR, from the coding sequence GTGTTCGATTCACTCTCCGACGGTCTGCAATCCGCTTTCAAAAGTTTGTCTGGCAAAGGCAAACTGACCGAAGGCAATATGCGCGATGGGCTCAAGATCGTGGAGCAATCGCTGCTCGAGGCGGACGTCAGCTACAGCGTCGTCCAGGACTTCATGGGCCATGTTTCCGAAAAAGCCCTCGGAAAACGCGTTCTCCTGTCGCTGCGGCCGCAAGAAGAGCTGGTTCGAATCGTCTACGACGAGCTGGTGGAAACCCTCGGCCCCGTCGATTCCGCCCTGAATTTGAAAGCCGATGGTCCCACGATCATCATGCTGTGCGGGCTGCAAGGCAGCGGAAAAACGACCACCTGTGGCAAGCTGACCAAGCTGCTGCAAGAACAAAACATCACCCCCTTGCTGGTCGCGGCTGACTTGCAACGCCCCGCCGCCATCGAACAACTCAAGGTCATTGGGTCGCAACTTGGCGTCCCCGTTCACGCTGAAACGGACCACAAAGACCCGGTCAAGGTCTGTCAAACCGGTGTGGAAATGGCCCGCCGCGATGGCAATCGCGTGGTCATCTTGGACACCGCAGGACGTTTGGCGATCGACGCCGAACTGATGGCCGAGCTGAAGAAAATTGACCGCAAAGTCGGGCCCGACCAGGTTTACTTGGTCGTCGATGGCATGACGGGTCAAGACGCAGTCAACAGCGCTGGTGCGTTCAACGACGCGTTGGAACTGGACGGCGTCGTGATGACCAAACTGGACGGCGACGCTCGCGGCGGAGCCTTGCTGTCCGTCAAACAAGTCACCGGCGTACCGATCAAATTCATGGGCACGGGCGAGCACTTCGATGCTCTGGAACCCTTCCGCCCTGAAGGCATGGCCAGCCGCATTTTGCAGATGGGCGACATCGTCGCCGCGGCTCGCGAAGCACACCGAATCGTGGACGAAGACGAACGGGAAGAGCTGGAGGCCAAAATGGCCAGCGGCGACTTCTCGCTCGACGACTTCAAGAACATGATGCAGAAAGTCGCCCAGCCTGGGTTGATGGGACGCATGATGGGCCTGATGCCTGGCATGGGCCAATTCAAAGAAGCGATGGAATCGGAAGCGGCCGGCGGCCAACTTCGACAAATTATCGGGGCAATCAATTCGATGACCCCCGCGGAACGCAAAAACCCTAAGCTGATCGATGCGACTCGTCGCACGCGAATCGCGAAGGGTGCTGGCGTTCAATCGCCAGTCATCACGCAATTGATCAAACAATTCGATGTGATGAAGCCGATGATGCAAGCGATGTCCGGCAAGGGCAGCGGCGATCGGATGGCAATGATGCGTCAAATTCAAGCTAACGCAATGTCGGGAGACCCCCGCTTGGGTGGCTTGAAAACAAAGCAGAGCACGGGGAAACGACTCTCCCCAGCCGAGAAGGCTCAGCAACGCAAAGAACGCGACAAGCTGAAACGAAAACTCAAACGAAAAAAACGCTGA
- the rpsP gene encoding 30S ribosomal protein S16, with the protein MKKMGRTHRPFFRVCAVDQRNPRDGRVIEELGTYDPMCPETDARTTLKADRVDYWIGVGAQPSDKVAVLIKKYGTEGSHLEAQKAAVERLGRRKDYTPPPEAPAPKAAPVAEAPAEEAPAEEPAAEASTDDAPAAEATTE; encoded by the coding sequence ATGAAAAAGATGGGACGCACGCACCGTCCTTTCTTTCGTGTTTGTGCAGTGGATCAACGCAACCCACGTGATGGTCGTGTGATCGAAGAACTCGGCACCTACGACCCAATGTGCCCCGAAACCGACGCCCGCACCACGCTGAAGGCCGATCGGGTCGACTACTGGATCGGCGTTGGCGCTCAACCCAGCGACAAAGTGGCTGTGCTGATCAAAAAGTACGGCACCGAAGGTTCGCACCTGGAAGCCCAAAAGGCTGCCGTCGAGCGACTCGGACGCCGCAAAGATTACACCCCACCACCAGAAGCTCCCGCTCCCAAGGCTGCTCCCGTGGCAGAAGCCCCTGCGGAAGAAGCCCCCGCAGAAGAACCTGCTGCCGAAGCTTCGACCGACGATGCTCCTGCTGCAGAAGCCACCACGGAGTGA